In Candidatus Electrothrix scaldis, the genomic window AAACGTGATTCAATTTTTCGAGTACAATCTGTTCTGCGACGATTGCGACGAATACCGTCTTCTCCGAGAACAAATTCTTTTTTCTCTTCTTCTGCGGAACGCTGAGACAGATATCCCTGCGCCAGCTGCCGTATAATTTCCTGTCCTTTCTGTTGAATAACTGCTTCCACGTCTCCGAAAGAGGATGTGGAGAATTCTATACCGGATATATGGGACGCCAGTTTATCAAGTGCTTCAAAAGACCGAAGATAATGCTCAATATTGCTTTCCGTAAGGTGACAGGGGCTGTACATATGGAACCTCCAAAACGCCGTGAAAAAAAATACCCATAATTTCTTACCGTATCATGAGAAGCAATTCAAGCAAATTGTAAACAATCTGTTATTCGCAATCGAAATTTTATCAGTATGTTAACCTTGTATCAAAGGAGCCGCACCCAATGGGATTTTAAATCGTTCGCCTTCTAATATTTTGTAATTTCCATTAATAAATGGAAAGGTTGCTGTCAATATAGGAGTATATTTTTTTTTATAAAGCTGGTTTGTACTCTCTTTATATGGATGGGGCAACGGAAAATAATGGCAGGAAGTGGATGGAAGGCAAAAGAAAAACCCGCTAACCAATAAAGGTCGCGGGTTTTATAAGATACTGCTTATGTAAGAGATGGTGCCGAAGGCCGGAGTCGAACCGGCACGGGCGTAACCCACTACCCCCTCAAGATAGCGTGTCTACCAATTCCACCACTTCGGCACACAAAATTTGTATGTATTTTTATTCAGCCTGTTCCGGGGCTGTTTCCGGTTCTACTACTTGCTCAACAGGAGAAGCTTGTTCAGTTGATTCCTCGGCAGCAGGCGCAATATTTGCTTCCTGTGTTGCATCCGCTACCGGTTCGTCTTCAACAGCTGCCGGGGCAGCTGTTGTTTCTTCCTCAGCAGTTACAGTTTCCTGAACCGCCGGAGCAGCTTCTGCGGCTGCTTCCTCAACCTGTTCTACAGGCTGGATGTCAGCCTCCGGCATAGGAATGGTCACCGGGGCTTCTTGCTGAACCGGGGCCGTAGTTTCCTGAACAGGCAGGTCATTCATAATGGAACCGGTGCTCTCATTCGCAGAAAGATAGGCCAAGGAAATTGAGGTGCCCATAAAGACAATCGCCGAAAAGGTGGTTATCTTGTTCAAAAGTGGCACCGGGCCTTCTGATCCGAAGACTGATTGACCAGAACCGCCAAAGGTAGCTCCGATATCAGCTCCCTTGCCGTGCTGCAAAAGCACGATGACAATCAGGAAGAGAGAAACCAGTACATGTACTATAATAAGTAAGGTCGTCATGTAAAATTGATTATCCTAGCAAATGACTCTGCCTGCAAGGCTGCGCCGCCCACCAGAGCGCCGTCAACGTCAGGCTGAGCCATGAGGCTGTCAATATTTTCAGGTTTGACCGAGCCACCATACAATATCCTGATAGAGTCGGCAAGTGTTTTTTCGTATAAATCTTCAAGAGCAGTACGAATAAAGGCGTGTACTTCCTGGGCCTGCTCCTTTGTGGCTGTTTTTCCGGTCCCAATGGCCCAGACCGGTTCGTAGGCAATTACGACCGCTTGCATCTGTTCTGCCTGAACATCCTTCAGCCCCTGGCTGAGTTGTTCCTCAACCACCTTAAAGGTGTTGCCCTGTTCCCGTTCATCCAAGGTCTCGCCAACGCAGAGAATAGGGGAGAGGCCGAATTGCAGAGCGCCCAGCAGGCGCTGATTGACCATTGTATTATCCTCGCCAAAGACATGGCGGCGCTCTGAATGGCCGAGAATTACCATGTCAACCCCGACATCCTGCAACATAGGTGGTGAAATCTCACCGGTAAAGGCACCTTGCTTTTCCCAGGCCACGTTTTGCGCAGCCACCTTGACCGGACTTTCACTCACAGCCTCTTTCACCGCAGCCAGCGAGAGATAGGCAGGGGCGACCATGACCTCCCGGTCGGTTAATCCTTTGCTGGCATCTGCAACAGCTTTGGCTAACTCAGCGGCCTCAGCACGGTTCAGGTGCATTTTCCAGTTTCCGGCGATCAGTGGTGTTCGTGTCATGTTTTTCCTCCCAAAAAGATCGTCTCTTCATAAGGCTCCGAATCTCATATAGGAATTTTATGAAAAAAATTCCCGTGTTCGGTGCGGGACTGTAGGGGCAGATCACTTTGTCCGCCCTTTATTTTCTGCTTGGTGGTAATTAAGGGAGGACACGCAGGTCCGCCCCTACGACATTCATCTTTATTTCAACCTTCCAGCGCTTTTACGCCGGGCAGTTCCTTGCCTTCCATCAGCATGAGAAAGGCACCGCCACCGGTGGACATATAGGAAATATTTTCTGCCTCGCCGGACAGGCGGACCGCAGCATTGGAATCCCCGCCCCCGGTGATGCTCAGGGCATGGGCAGAAGCCACAGCATGGGCCAGGGCCATTGTGCCCCGGGCATAGGCATCCATCTCAAAGGCACCCATTGGGCCGTTCCAGACAATGGTCTTGGCATTGGCCAGTACTTCAGTAAAGCAGATTACTGTAGCGGGGCCAATATCCAGAGCCATCCAGTTATCCGGGATGTCCTGGATGGTTACCTGCTTGCACA contains:
- the tpiA gene encoding triose-phosphate isomerase, which gives rise to MTRTPLIAGNWKMHLNRAEAAELAKAVADASKGLTDREVMVAPAYLSLAAVKEAVSESPVKVAAQNVAWEKQGAFTGEISPPMLQDVGVDMVILGHSERRHVFGEDNTMVNQRLLGALQFGLSPILCVGETLDEREQGNTFKVVEEQLSQGLKDVQAEQMQAVVIAYEPVWAIGTGKTATKEQAQEVHAFIRTALEDLYEKTLADSIRILYGGSVKPENIDSLMAQPDVDGALVGGAALQAESFARIINFT
- the secG gene encoding preprotein translocase subunit SecG, whose product is MTTLLIIVHVLVSLFLIVIVLLQHGKGADIGATFGGSGQSVFGSEGPVPLLNKITTFSAIVFMGTSISLAYLSANESTGSIMNDLPVQETTAPVQQEAPVTIPMPEADIQPVEQVEEAAAEAAPAVQETVTAEEETTAAPAAVEDEPVADATQEANIAPAAEESTEQASPVEQVVEPETAPEQAE